The following are encoded together in the Penicillium digitatum chromosome 3, complete sequence genome:
- a CDS encoding Heat shock protein (Sti1), putative: protein MADALKAEGNKAFSAKDYSTAVEKFSQAIAIEPENHILYSNRSAVYTAQNEYQKALEDAEKAIEIKPDWSKGHVRKGAAHRGLGDLLAAHDAYDEALKIEPGNAQAKSGLEATQRAINAEATADGVSGDPTGGLGGMFNDPALFQKLANNPKTASLLGDAEFMAKLQKIQQNPNSVGEEIRDPRFLQVMSVLLGIDMNFGGEGAEPPTPAAKPTTSQPKKEPTPEPEPIDEEALAKKQAKEAADAEKKIGNDFYKKKQLDEAIEHYTKAWDLYKDITYLNNIGAAKFEKGDYEGTIETCQNAIEEGRELRADFKLMAKAYTRIGSSHEKLGDLAKAIDFYNKSLMEHRTPDTLTKLRNAEKIKITTEKNAYIDPAEAEKARELGQQKFQEGDWPGAVDAFTEMTKRAPNDPRGYSNRAAALIKLMAFPGAVQDCDEAIKRDPKFIRAYMRKGAALIAMKEYNRALDTFTEASDHDDGKNAREIEQQQQKCLDAQFSARAGETEEQTMARIQNDPEIMAVLQDPVMQSILQQAKSDPAALQEHMKNSQVRMKIQKLMAAGVIRMGR, encoded by the exons ATGGCTGACGCTTTGAAGGCAGAGGGCAACAAGGCCTTCTCTGCTAAGGACTATTCTACTGCTGT TGAGAAGTTCTCTCAAGCCATTGCCATCGAGCCCGAAAACCATATCCTCTACTCCAACCGCTCCGCTGTCTACACCGCCCAGAACGAATATCAAAAAGCCCTTGAAGACGCCGAGAAGGCGATCGAGATCAAGCCCGATTGGTCTAAGGGCCATGTCCGCAAGGGTGCCGCGCACCGCGGTCTCGGAGATCTTT TGGCTGCGCACGATGCCTACGACGAGGCCCTGAAGATCGAGCCTGGTAACGCACAGGCCAAGTCCGGTCTGGAGGCGACCCAGCGCGCCATCAACGCGGAGGCTACCGCAGATGGTGTCAGTGGAGACCCAACAGGAGGTCTTGGTGGCATGTTCAACGACCCGGCTCTATTCCAGAAGCTGGCCAACAACCCCAAGACCGCCTCCCTGCTGGGAGATGCTGAGTTCATGGCTAAGCTGCAGAAGATCCAACAGAACCCCAACAGTGTTGGAGAGGAGATCCGCGACCCGCGCTTCCTGCAGGTCATGAGTGTCCTTCTCGGTATTGATATGAACTTCGGTGGGGAGGGGGCCGAGCCTCCTACCCCTGCCGCTAAACCTACCACCTCGCAACCCAAGAAGGAGCCCACCCCGGAGCCCGAACCAATCGACGAGGAGGCGCTGGCGAAGAAGCAAGCCAAAGAGGCTGCCGATGCCGAGAAAAAGATTGGTAACGATTTctacaagaagaagcagctTGATGAGGCTATTGAGCACTACACCAAGGCCTGGGATCTGTACAAGGACATCACCTACCTTAACAACATTGGTGCTGCCAAGTTCGAGAAGGGCGATTATGAAGGCACAATCGAGACCTGCCAAAATGCCATCGAGGAGGGTCGCGAGTTGCGGGCCGACTTCAAGCTGATGGCCAAGGCCTATACCCGAATTGGTTCTTCACACGAGAAGCTCGGCGACCTCGCCAAAGCAATTGACTTTTACAACAAGTCGCTTATGGAACATCGCACCCCTGATACCCTGACCAAGCTCCGCAACGctgagaagatcaagatcacaACCGAGAAGAACGCCTACATTGACCCTGCCGAGGCTGAAAAGGCCCGCGAGCTCGGTCAGCAGAAGTTCCAGGAAGGTGACTGGCCTGGCGCCGTTGACGCCTTCACCGAGATGACGAAGCGTGCCCCCAATGACCCCCGTGGTTACTCCAACCGTGCCGCTGCCCTCATCAAGCTCATGGCATTCCCCGGTGCCGTGCAGGACTGCGACGAGGCCATCAAGCGCGATCCCAAGTTCATCCGCGCGTACATGCGCAAGGGTGCTGCCCTGATCGCCATGAAGGAATACAACCGTGCGCTGGATACCTTCACCGAGGCCTCTGACCACGACGACGGCAAGAACGCTCGCGAGAtcgagcagcagcagcagaagTGCCTGGATGCCCAGTTCAGCGCTCGCGCTGGTGAGACTGAGGAGCAGACCATGGCTCGTATTCAAAATGACCCCGAG ATCATGGCCGTCCTCCAGGACCCCGTTATGCAGAGCATTCTCCAGCAGGCTAAAAGCGATCCCGCCGCCTTGCAGGAGCACATGAAGAACTCGCAGGTGCGGATGAAGATCCAGAAGCTGATGGCTGCTGGTGTTATCCGCATGGGGCGGTAA
- a CDS encoding DNA-directed RNA polymerase, whose translation MADYDETYEEDFYDEADEGITSEDCWTVITSFFDSKGLVSQQLDSFDEFISSTMQELVEEQGQVVLDQTLPPSEDEIEPIVVRRYELKFGTVMLSRPSVTEGDGATTIMLPQEARLRNLTYASPLYLGVTKKIMEGRERMGKPNDDDDNDGETDPKTQGTYLEWETKQLPQEQMKEETVFIGKMPIMLKSKYCILKDLNDASLYAWNECPYDSGGYFVINGSEKVLIAQERSAGNIVQVFKKAPPSPTPYIAEIRSAVEKGSRMLSSLTLKLFAKGDSAKGGFGPTIRSTLPYVKADIPIVVVFRALGVVSDEDILNHICYDRNDTPMLEMLKPCIEEGFVIQDREVALDFIAKRGSSQSNLNHDRRVRYARDIMQKELLPHISQSEGSETRKAFFLGYMVHRLLQCALGRRDVDDRDHFGKKRLDLAGPLLASLFRTLFTRVTKDLQRYVQRCVETNREIYLNIGIKASTLTGGLKYALATGNWGEQKKAASAKAGVSQVLSRYTFSSSLSHLRRTNTPIGRDGKIAKPRQLHNTHWGLVCPAETPEGQACGLVKNLALMCYITVGTPAEPIVDFMIQRNMEVLEEFEPQVTPNATKVFVNGVWVGIHRDPSHLVTTMQNLRRRNMISHEVSLIRDIREREFKIFTDTGRVCRPLFVIDNDPKSENSGGLVLNKEHIRKLEADKDLPPDLGPEERREQYFGWDGLVRSGAVEYVDAEEEETIMIVMTPEDLEISRQLQAGYALPEDETSDPNKRVRSILSQRAHTWTHCEIHPSMILGVCASIIPFPDHNQSPRNTYQSAMGKQAMGVFLTNFSQRMETMANILYYPQKPLATTRSMEFLRFRELPAGQNAIVAIATYSGYNQEDSVIMNQSSIDRGLFRSLFYRTYADTEKMVGLQVVERFEKPMRIDTLGMRKGTYDKLDEDGIVAPGVRVSGEDIIIGKTAPLAADAEELGQRTKAHTKIDVSTPLRSTENGIVDQVLVSTGNDDLKFVKVRMRTTKIPQIGDKFASRHGQKGTIGITYRQEDMPFTREGVVPDLIINPHAIPSRMTIAHLIECQLSKVSALRGFEGDATPFTDVTVDSVSRLLREHGYQSRGFEVMFNGHTGRKMVAQVFLGPTYYQRLRHMVDDKIHARARGPTQILTRQPVEGRARDGGLRFGEMERDCMIAHGASAFLKERLFDVSDPFRVHICDDCGLMTPVAKLKKGLFECRLCNNKHRISQVHIPYAAKLLFQELASMNIAARMFTDRSGVSVR comes from the exons ATGGCCGACTACGACGAGACATATGAGGAGGACTTTTACGATGAGGCGGATGAGGGCATCACCTCCGAGGATTGCTGGACGGTGATCACGTCCTTCTTTGACTCGAAGGGTCTTGTCTCTCAGCAGTTGGACTCATTCGATGAATTCATCTCCTCGACCATGCAGGAGCTTGTGGAGGAGCAAGGCCAGGTGGTTCTCGACCAGACTCTACCCCCCTCCGAAGACGAAATCGAGCCGATTGTTGTGCGCCGTTACGAGCTCAAATTTGGCACTGTCATGCTTTCGCGCCCATCTGTTACTGAAGGCGATGGTGCAACCACGATCATGTTGCCCCAAGAAGCTCGTTTACGAAACCTTACTTACGCCTCCCCGCTCTACCTCGGTGTCACAAAGAAGATTATGGAAGGTCGTGAGAGGATGGGCAAGCCcaacgacgatgatgataatgatgGGGAGACTGATCCGAAAACACAAGGCACCTACCTCGAGTGGGAAACGAAGCAGCTGCCCCAGGAGCAGATGAAGGAGGAAACAGTCTTCATTGGAAAGATGCCAATTATGCTGAAGTCTAAATACTGTATCCTTAAGGATCTGAACGATGCGTCACTTTACGCTTGGAACGAGTGCCCCTACGACTCTGGCGGTTATTTCGTCATCAACGGCAGTGAAAAGGTTTTAATCGCACAGGAGCGCAGTGCAGGCAACATCGTCCAGGTCTTCAAGAAGGCACCCCCCAGCCCGACACCCTACATTGCCGAAATTCGAAGTGCGGTCGAGAAGGGCTCGCGTATGCTTTCGTCGCTTACTTTGAAACTTTTCGCCAAGGGCGACAGCGCTAAAGGAGGGTTCGGCCCGACTATTCGTTCTACTCTTCCCTACGTCAAGGCCGATATTCCAATCGTCGTCGTTTTCCGTGCGCTGGGCGTCGTTTCCGATGAAGATATCCTCAACCACATTTGCTATGACCGCAACGATACCCCCATGTTGGAGATGTTGAAGCCGTGTATTGAGGAGGGCTTTGTCATTCAGGACCGTGAAGTTGCCCTAGATTTCATTGCCAAGCGTGGATCGTCACAGTCGAACCTGAACCACGATCGTCGTGTGCGCTACGCCCGGGATATTATGCAGAAGGAATTGTTGCCTCACATTTCGCAGAGCGAGGGCAGCGAAACCCGCAAAGCTTTCTTCCTTGGATATATGGTGCACCGACTTCTTCAGTGTGCTCTGGGTCGCCGCGATGTCGATGACCGAGATCACTTCGGAAAGAAGCGACTCGATTTGGCTGGTCCGCTCTTGGCCAGTCTTTTCCGGACTCTTTTCACCCGAGTCACAAAGGATCTCCAGCGTTACGTGCAGCGATGCGTTGAGACCAATCGCGAAATTTATCTCAACATTGGTATCAAGGCTAGCACTTTGACCGGTGGATTGAAGTATGCCCTTGCTACTGGTAACTGGGGCGAGCAGAAGAAGGCAGCTTCCGCCAAGGCTGGAGTGTCCCAGGTGCTGAGTCGTTACAcattctcttcctccttgtCTCACTTGCGCCGAACGAACACCCCAATTGGCAGAGATGGAAAAATTGCCAAACCTCGCCAACTCCATAATACTCACTGGGGCCTGGTCTGCCCGGCTGAGACACCCGAAGGTCAAGCTTGTGGTCTCGTCAAGAACCTGGCATTGATGTGCTACATCACTGTTGGTACACCTGCCGAACCCATCGTGGACTTCATGATTCAGCGCAACATGGAAGTTCTCGAGGAGTTTGAACCCCAAGTGACGCCCAACGCAACAAAGGTGTTTGTTAACGGTGTCTGGGTGGGTATTCACCGGGACCCTTCCCATCTTGTTACCACGATGCAAAATCTGCGTCGACGAAACATGATCTCCCACGAAGTCAGTTTGATTCGTGACATTCGTGAACGAGAGTTCAAAATTTTCACCGATACTGGACGTGTCTGCCGGCCACTGTTCGTTATCGACAACGATCCCAAGAGTGAGAACTCGGGCGGATTGGTCCTCAACAAAGAACACATTCGGAAGCTCGAGGCCGACAAAGACTTGCCACCAGACTTGGGCCCAGAAGAACGTCGTGAACAATACTTCGGATGGGACGGTCTGGTGCGTTCTGGAGCAGTTGAGTATGTCGAtgccgaagaagaggaaaccATCATGATTGTCATGACTCCCGAGGATCTCGAAATCTCCAGACAGCTTCAGGCCGGTTACGCTCTGCCCGAAGACGAAACCAGTGACCCCAACAAGCGTGTTCGGTCAATTCTCAGCCAGCGCGCCCACACCTGGACGCATTGCGAAATCCATCCTAGTATGATCTTGGGTGTCTGTGCTAGTATTATTCCTTTCCCGGATCACAACCAGTCGCCACGTAACACCTATCAGTCTGCCATGGGCAAACAAGCCATGGGTGTTTTCTTGACGAACTTCTCGCAGCGTATGGAGACTATGGCTAATATTCTCTACTACCCACAAAAGCCTTTGGCCACTACTCGGTCCATGGAGTTCCTGCGTTTCCGAGAGCTGCCCGCCGGTCAGAATGCTATTGTCGCTATTGCAACTTATTCTGGTTATAACCAGGAAGATTCCGTTATCATGAACCAGAGCAGTATCGATCGTGGTCTGTTCCGCAGTCTCTTCTACCGCACCTATGCGGATACCGAAAAGATGGTGGGACTGCAAGTTGTTGAGAGATTCGAAAAGCCTATGCGCATTGACACCCTTGGTATGCGTAAGGGTACTTATGATAAATTGGACGAGGACGGCATCGTTGCTCCCGGTGTGCGTGTCTCTGGAGAAGACATTATTATCGGCAAGACCGCTCCCCTGGCTGCTGATGCGGAGGAGCTTGGCCAGCGCACCAAGGCACACACAAAGATTGACGTATCAACGCCTCTGCGCAGCACCGAGAACGGTATCGTTGATCAGGTTCTCGTCTCCACTGGTAATGACGATCTGAAGTTCGTCAAGGTTCGCATGCGTACCACCAAGATTCCCCAGATTGGTGACAAGTTTGCCTCTCGTCACGGTCAGAAGGGTACCATTGGTATCACCTACCGACAGGAGGATATGCCCTTCACTCGGGAAGGTGTCGTTCCCGATCTGATCATTAACCCCCACGCCATTCCGTCCCGTATGACCATTGCCCATTTGATCGAATGCCAACTCAGCAAGGTTTCCGCTCTTCGTGGATTCGAGGGTGATGCTACTCCCTTCACCGATGTCACTGTCGACTCGGTCTCCCGTCTGCTGCGTGAGCACGGCTACCAGTCGCGTGGCTTCGAGGTCATGTTCAATGGCCACACTGGTCGCAAGATGGTGGCGCAGGTGTTCCTGGGTCCTACCTACTACCAGCGTCTGCGCCACATGGTGGACGACAAGATCCACGCCCGTGCTCGTGGTCCTACTCAGATTTTGACCCGCCAGCCTGTGGAGGGTCGTGCCCGTGATGGTGGTCTTCGTTTCGGAGAGATGGAGCGTGATTGTATGATCGCCCACGGTGCCAGTGCTTTCCTGAAGGAGCGTCTCTTTGACGTTTCTGATCCGTTCCGTGTTCATATTTGCGACGATTGCGGCCTGATGACACCTGTTGC gaaattgaagaaaggTCTATTTGAGTGCCGTCTTTGCAACAACAAGCACCGCATCTCGCAAGTCCATATCCCCTACGCTGCCAAGCTGTTGTTCCAAGAGCTGGCCTCCATGAACATTGCCGCTCGGATGTTCACCGATCGCTCTGGGGTGTCGGTGCGTTGA
- a CDS encoding GTP-binding protein EsdC: MAAVQLKFSLRTSSNVKTVHLVGSWDNYQRQIPLSREDKPGAWVGKFRFQTSMLQLGARYWYYYMMDGYHVSHDPAVEYTIEPTTRRKLNILDVPGGKPSSRQAAPKTSRGNIVTGRALSPSRIQHPTPTKHYASRQLREADFAPTVDDLTHRFAGSRMSDECSYPNSPPSSAGSSLSSRSSSGSTSPSSLSSMSEPPVHCRCERYGITRKGDRVKLDCGGARCGYVESSDDSCSESEYESEDEYCRARNAVRRQGIVVRR, encoded by the coding sequence ATGGCCGCAGTTCAACTCAAGTTCTCCCTCCGGACCTCGTCCAATGTCAAAACCGTCCACCTGGTCGGTTCCTGGGATAATTACCAACGCCAGATCCCCCTCTCCAGAGAAGACAAGCCCGGCGCCTGGGTCGGCAAGTTCCGCTTCCAGACCTCTATGCTCCAACTCGGAGCCCGATACTGGTACTACTACATGATGGACGGGTACCACGTGTCGCACGATCCCGCCGTCGAATACACCATCGAGCCCACCACGCGCCGCAAGCTCAACATCCTCGATGTGCCCGGTGGCAAGCCCAGCAGTCGACAGGCCGCCCCCAAGACCAGCCGCGGCAACATCGTCACCGGCCGCGCCCTGTCCCCCTCGCGCATCCAGCACCCAACGCCAACAAAGCACTATGCTTCCCGTCAACTCCGCGAAGCAGACTTTGCCCCGACCGTCGACGACCTCACCCACCGCTTCGCCGGCTCCCGCATGTCAGACGAGTGTTCGTACCCGAATAGCCCGCCCAGCTCTGCGGGGTCGTCTCTTTCGTCGCGGTCATCCTCGGGCTCGACTTCGCCTTCTTCACTCTCGTCTATGAGTGAGCCCCCCGTGCACTGCCGCTGCGAACGCTACGGTATCACTCGTAAGGGTGACCGCGTCAAACTTGACTGTGGTGGTGCCCGCTGTGGATACGTCGAGTCTTCTGATGATAGCTGCTCTGAATCTGAGTACGAGAGTGAGGACGAGTACTGCCGTGCTCGCAACGCTGTTCGTCGTCAGGGTATCGTTGTTCGTCGCTAG
- a CDS encoding Zinc finger, PHD-type produces the protein MAHGAEDCATVLEQFVHDVANLPAEINHLMEEIQAKDKVMQECRAIINSRDSSIQKFIKLNGSLTPNPKEESYSKTILQNMDRSHELQNEKIQLSEKACVLLDRQIKRLDVRIRDLVNEGLLTNDPPLPSLFDSKNKYRNPPKIFLPDSTPSDSPAYSTPLNPTSGNANPILAAAQRLNQSTTPRATGSAAQLGQITARSSAPATPAAAVVHLQQRQRESSAGAVDSKRRRLNPSLNTLPVASSNLRQSSMGPGTPKPGTPAGSRAGSVGPRASIGIKKALTKKVAPHQQVKKLKTASGKLIKRSSSASGRIKTSKKSPNGEGDEDDDSMLSSADTSDSDKSDGAADEDVDDDDEDEGNEDSKVYCTCRTVSHGDMVACDNDECPYEWFHWKCVGLTREPVGTWYCDECRRTLGK, from the coding sequence ATGGCACACGGCGCAGAGGACTGCGCAACTGTCCTGGAGCAGTTTGTCCACGATGTGGCGAATCTTCCAGCCGAGATCAATCATCTCATGGAAGAAATTCAGGCCAAGGATAAGGTCATGCAGGAGTGCCGCGCTATAATCAACTCTCGCGACAGCAGCATCCAGAAATTCATCAAGCTGAACGGCAGTCTGACGCCAAACCCTAAGGAAGAGTCATACAGCAAGACCATCCTACAGAATATGGACAGATCCCACGAGTTGCAGAACGAGAAGATCCAGCTCAGCGAGAAGGCATGCGTCCTCCTTGATCGCCAGATCAAACGACTCGACGTGCGCATTCGCGATCTAGTCAACGAAGGTCTCCTCACCAACGACCCACCTCTCCCTTCGCTCTTCGACTCCAAAAACAAATATCGCAACCCACCCAAGATCTTCCTCCCTGACTCCACCCCATCCGACTCCCCTGCCTACTCAACACCCCTCAACCCGACTTCCGGGAATGCCAATCCTATCCTGGCTGCCGCGCAGCGCTTGAACCAATCTACAACTCCCCGCGCCACTGGATCTGCAGCCCAGCTTGGACAAATCACAGCACGCAGTTCCGCGCCGGCTACTCCAGCAGCAGCCGTCGTACACCTCCAGCAACGCCAACGCGAATCCTCTGCCGGAGCCGTGGACAGCAAGCGCCGCCGCTTGAACCCCTCCCTCAATACCCTCCCAGTAGCCTCGTCGAATCTGCGCCAGTCTTCCATGGGTCCTGGTACACCGAAGCCTGGTACACCGGCTGGCAGCCGTGCGGGCAGTGTCGGCCCCCGTGCTAGCATCGGCATCAAGAAGGCGTTGACCAAGAAGGTCGCACCGCACCAGCAAGTCAAGAAGCTGAAGACGGCGAGCGGGAAGCTGATTAAGCGCTCTTCCAGTGCCAGTGGCCGTATCAAGACTTCGAAGAAATCTCCCAATGGAGAAGgcgacgaggatgatgactcCATGCTCAGTAGTGCTGATACATCGGACTCCGACAAGAGTGATGGTGCTGCTGATGAGGAtgttgacgatgatgatgaagatgagggtaATGAGGATTCGAAGGTCTATTGTACCTGCCGCACTGTTAGCCACGGGGACATGGTGGCTTGCGATAATGACGAGTGTCCGTATGAGTGGTTTCACTGGAAGTGTGTTGGATTGACACGCGAACCGGTTGGGACTTGGTATTGTGATGAGTGCAGGCGTACTCTAGGCAAGTGA
- a CDS encoding Armadillo-type fold gives MTNVDELFKKPPTTGSAKRKFEPVQDPNEVYKSAKLDLSGDVRSKGKAPMVEDEIDDSEAGPELPPDFEEDVPDDEEGRFFGGGMEHKTAQAMEYIDQQEDDDAPPEKFDSAWVRRFALNFERKISKNAELRAKFESDPKKFMTSEADLDTEIKGLSILSEHSELYEEFAKMGCVASLTSLLSHENADIAIDVVQIISELTDEDVEAKQEHWDALVSAMMDADLIELLAQNLSRLDEGSETDRAGIYYVLGVMENLASQASHAEKIGQDAAILPWILSRIQRKEATVSQNKQYAAEILAILLQSTIKNRTKFIELDGIDILLQLLSAYRKRDPTKESDEEEYVENLFDALICLVEEDAGKEKFVEAEGVELALIMLKEGKFSKPRALRVLDHALGGVGGGPACERLVEAAGLKTVFGMFLKKQEGQTIEHFLGIFASLLRLLPGGSATRIRTLAKFMEKDYARIEKLVNLRREYAARVLPVEQAIEKERQTFDKNEQELMAGEWLSRRLDAGLFSLQTIDVILAWLIAEDDGAKGKIASLLADRDEDLSLVRGTLQEQIEGLGEEEPGHKDLKEMLSTLLQFV, from the exons ATGACGAACGTCGATGAGCTCTTCAAA AAACCCCCCACCACAGGGAGCGCTAAGCGCAAGTTCGAGCCTGTCCAAGATCCAA ATGAGGTCTACAAATCAGCAAAATTAGATCTGAGTGGTGATGTAAGATCAAAGGGGAAAGCCCCAATGGTAGAGGACGAGATTGACGACAGTGAAGCTGGACCCGAGCTCCCTCCAGACTTCGAGGAGGACGTCCCAGACGACGAGGAAGGCCGCTTCTTTGGAGGTGGAATGGAGCACAAGACAGCTCAAGCAATGGAATACATTGACCAGCAAGAGGACGACGATGCTCCG CCCGAGAAATTCGATTCTGCGTGGGTGCGCCGTTTCgcattgaatttcgagaggaagATTTCCAAAAACGCTGAACTACGAGCAAAGTTTGAGAGCGATCCAAAAAA ATTCATGACTTCCGAGGCCGACTTGGATACTGAGATCAAAGGCTTATCCATCCTGTCGGAGCATTCTGAGCTGTACGAGGAGTTTGCGAAGATGGGATGCGTCGCTTCCTTGACTTCTCTCTTGTCCCATGAAAATGCGGATATTGCAATAGATGTCGTCCAGATAATCAGTGAATTAACAGACGAGGACGTTGAGGCAAAGCAGGAACATTGGGATGCTCTTGTTAGCGCAATG ATGGATGCGGATCTCATCGAATTGTTGGCCCAAAATCTCTCCCGACTCGATGAAGGGTCTGAGACAGATCGAGCGGGAATATACTATGTGTTGG GTGTAATGGAAAACCTAGCCTCCCAGGCTTCACATGCGGAGAAAATTGGACAGGACGCTGCAATATTGCCTTGGATCTTGTCCCGTATTCAACGAAAAGAAGCGACTGTCAGCCAAAATAAACAGTATGCCGCAGAAATACTGGCAATCCTTTTACAGTCTACCATAAAGAATCGCACAAAGTTTATTGAGCTCGACGGCATCGATATCCTGCTGCAGCTGCTAAGTGCTTACCGCAAACGCGATCCTACCAAGGAATCTGACGAGGAAGAATACGTGGAGAATCTCTTTGATGCTTTGATATGTCTTGTCGAGGAAGACgcagggaaagaaaaatttgTCGAGGCCGAAGGAGTTGAGCTTGCGCTGATCATGCTCAAGGAAGGCAAGTTCAGTAAGCCACGTGCTTTGAGAGTTCTTGATCACGCCTTGGGTGGAGTGGGAGGCGGTCCGGCCTGCGAGAGGTTGGTGGAGGCAGCTGGCCTGAAGACAGTTTTCGGAATGTTCCTGAAGAAG CAAGAGGGACAAACCATTGAACACTTCTTAGGAATCTTCGCCTCCCTTCTCCGTCTGTTGCCGGGTGGTTCTGCTACTCGCATCCGGACGTTGGCCAAGTTTATGGAGAAGGACTATGCGAGAATCGAGAAGCTCGTCAATCTCCGGCGCGAGTATGCCGCGCGCGTGTTACCTGTCGAGCAAGCCATTGAAAAAGAGCGCCAAACGTTTGACAAAAATGAGCAAGAACTTATGGCTGGCGAATGGCTGTCGAGGAGGTTGGATGCAGGTCTGTTCTCGTTACAG ACGATCGATGTTATTCTGGCATGGCTCATTGCCGAAGATGATGGAGCGAAGGGGAAGATCGCTTCACTTCTTGCAGACCGTGATGAAGATTTATCCCTGGTCCGCGGCACCTTGCAAG AACAAATCGAAGGTCTTGGAGAGGAAGAGCCGGGCCATAAGGACTTGAAGGAAATGCTGAGTACTCTTTTGCAGTTTGTTTGA
- a CDS encoding DNA-directed RNA polymerase III subunit Rpc34, putative: protein MASAGSQVAELASKLYDACVNEFEPDHLFYQNDFLNLKVIPKNDVALLLECTQSLVNQNLFRLLQKDGKLTWKLIDREDAEKLRNLTPDEAMVYNVIHSTERTGIWVRHIGNRTNLHKSILDRCLKALEGKNYIKSLHNVKYPSRKMYMLAGLAPSEEVTGGAWFTDGVLDANFINSVAGYIEYTVSRKSWYEVPASDRKNKRIKTASGKADVKSDEKTYLPYPHGYAGYPTVAQITSAVNESGITPVRLGEESVVQLLEMLCFDNKLVALGNGEWYRSLKSPEAVKANQSRKPPVDGEDLSAASKHLVKNGMTEAPCGQCPVFRLCAPGGAVSPETCEYFDPWLSNGLGF from the exons ATGGCCTCCGCGGGGTCTCAAGTGGCCGAGCTTGCCTCCAAGCTTTACGATGCATGCGTTAATGAATTTGAGCCCGATCACCTGTTCTATCAGAACGACTTTCTCAATCTCAAAGTGATCCCAAAGAACGACGTTGCGCTACTGTTAGAATGCACACAGAGCCTCGTCAATCAAAATCTCTTTCGACTCCTCCAAAAAGATGGAAAGCTCACATGGAAGCTCATAGACCGCGAGGATGCTGAGAA GCTCCGCAACCTCACCCCGGACGAGGCCATGGTCTATAATGTCATCCACTCCACAGAACGAACAGGTATCTGGGTGCGGCACATCGGAAACCGCACGAACCTGCACAAGTCAATCCTCGACCGATGCCTGAAAGCCCTTGAAGGAAAAAACTACATCAAATCCCTCCACAATGTCAAATACCCCAGCCGAAAGATGTATATGTTGGCTGGGCTTGCTCCGAGCGAAGAAGTAACTGGAGGAGCGTGGTTCACAGACGGTGTACTGGACGCCAACTTTATCAACAGCGTTGCAGGCTATATCGAGTACACCGTCAGCCGGAAAAGCTGGTACGAAGTCCCAGCCTCGGACCGCAAGAACAAGCGCATCAAAACCGCCTCCGGCAAGGCGGACGTCAAGTCCGATGAGAAAACCTACCTCCCCTACCCCCACGGCTACGCCGGATACCCGACCGTGGCGCAAATCACCTCGGCTGTCAACGAAAGTGGAATCACACCGGTCCGGCTGGGCGAAGAGAGTGTCGTGCAACTCCTCGAAATGCTCTGCTTCGACAACAAGCTTGTTGCATTAGGCAACGGCGAGTGGTACAGATCCCTCAAGAGCCCCGAGGCCGTCAAAGCGAACCAGTCCCGCAAGCCGCCCGTTGATGGTGAGGATCTCTCCGCTGCAAGCAAGCACCTCGTGAAGAACGGCATGACCGAAGCTCCCTGCGGCCAGTGCCCAGTATTCCGGCTTTGCGCTCCAGGCGGCGCAGTGAGCCCCGAGACCTGCGAGTACTTCGATCCATGGCTGAGCAATGGCCTTGGGTTCTGA